A single window of Poecilia reticulata strain Guanapo linkage group LG10, Guppy_female_1.0+MT, whole genome shotgun sequence DNA harbors:
- the LOC103471261 gene encoding flocculation protein FLO11-like isoform X5 produces MCGNGKHCFKGHCIWLTPDIMKQDGNWGSWSEYGQCSRTCGGGVQFRTRNCDNPSPANGGRPCRGATYQFQMCNTNECEDIYSDPREEQCHASEYIDKHLWLPYEHPDSNKRCHLYCQSKETRDVVLMEKLVLDGTLCSYKDPHSVCVRGECEKVGCDGVVGSSKQEDKCGVCGGDNSSCKTFKDTIMRTAKKQGFLKVLEIPRGARHLLIQELKATSHTFAVKNVASGLFFLNGENDYPESRSVIEKGVEWEYENDNDKETVQTTGPLRHGILIMMKLHGDEDVNLSYKYMMNMDGDSNIQDNMLVEDSAYEWAPKRWSYCSKACGGGKQYLRYGCRRKVDSKMVHKSFCNKSNMKPRGDIRDCNQKPCPPPIWVTGEWQNCSKPCGKTGMQVRSVTCVQPSEDNTTRLIHNKHCSDDRPESRRSCNRYPCPTQWRVGPWSQCSVTCGNGTQQRQALCHTRDNTIGLCLDSKPDTIRVCRLEPCRKGSSDLNKNGNILIQWLSRPNPNYPRISSRLPCKGDRSVFCRMEALQRHCSLPDFWRLCCKTCSTINSTKPEPNSTATSTVNITAMPTPSENILSTIFTTAEPTKTAVPATSTSTTTHVPNLRTITLDSTESLPRTTKTIPTHQLLATSIPFIPSVFSRSVSPSTDTRLEDSTTQALFSIKSSLTPSTIISTHPTDTVSSPSSSTFSTSVTTDCPASTIQTLYFIPSSSSTTEETPTHPPAPTSSFFLPTISHNAITTPSTSHTNAEITEPLLQRTSTTSTAGTARAKVLASTPTPVTSPMESTTKTVTMQKYNPDKKIQPQTKKRVVPSQDSGKTEIPQRNNTKKYSPPRNNLQKKTSITAKTGAPKKTIASHSNVKKATPTNMIPSPTAKSTVRNRPPKKTIPPNSKVIKTSPPTTSPKKTILPNPTMKKATPTNTTSKDTSPSTPTVKKKNLQDKPPKKTIPSNTKVIKTNPPSTSPKANILPNPTMKKATPTNTSKVTSASTHTPKKKTLQEKHPKKSSLPNTKVIKTNPPSTSVKKIITSNPTMIKATSSNTTSKDTSPSICTAKKKSLQDKPPKKTIPSNTKVIKTNPPSTSPTTNILPNPTMKKATPTNTTSKGASPSTDTAKNTLQNRHPKKSIAPNTKVIKTNPPSTSPKKTSLPKKSILPKTKVIKTNPPNINPKKNIPAQPTAKKTPSNTTPSNPSAKRALNNTPNNIYSSTSPVKMSIPANTTPRMTVPKNSVKKTNPPYTGTRNASTPNTTPKKTTVVNDPSKRKTPNTTSKKTAPTKNIPEKKAKFSPKKEVSLKANPKKTTEPKKTFTKQPQIKTNLKHNPKNPSENAKSKVNVKQNKVKETKTNQKRNTNYFTTSSTPYQVFSSMVPSSSVVQVTVVSSSHSDSKAGPSFINSDAPVTGRTPVMHYSDTEKESISPDPSDDFITPLHNINTEVDTQTIPSSEITATSSGEATSWTYRSGDSNKESYSSSGVVTDTVVLEDSLSMVIPTINGEDTTERAFPPWLDLSDYIPAGIPISTTTSNLPASPVPTEVPHTKEEQVTVSPEIISTLKPPQNAAENNESNSIAAFDNRVIVAVSDISQNNLIPRHLRERTRNKRIQELLEEKRNFLLRMKRGNTEQ; encoded by the exons CCCGGCCAATGGTGGCCGGCCCTGCAGAGGGGCAACTTACCAGTTCCAGATGTGCAACACCAATGAATGTGAAGACATTTACAGTGATCCCAGGGAGGAGCAGTGCCACGCCTCAGAGTACATCGACAAGCACCTCTGGCTGCCTTATGAACACCCAGATT CTAACAAACGCTGCCACCTGTACTGCCAGTCAAAGGAGACCAGAGATGTGGTCCTCATGGAGAAGCTGGTGCTGGATGGCACGCTCTGCTCATACAAGGACCCGCACagcgtgtgcgtgcgtggggaGTGTGAG AAGGTGGGCTGCGATGGCGTGGTGGGCTCCTCGAAGCAGGAGGACAAGTGTGGCGTGTGCGGAGGCGACAACTCCAGCTGTAAAACCTTTAAAGACACAATCATGCGGACTGCTAAAAAGCAGG GCTTCCTTAAAGTTCTTGAAATCCCCAGAGGAGCGAGGCATTTACTCATTCAGGAGCTGAAAGCCACCTCACACACTTTTG CTGTTAAAAATGTGGCATCGGGACTATTTTTTCTGAACGGCGAAAACGACTACCCCGAGTCCCGCTCTGTGATAGAGAAGGGCGTAGAATGGGAGTATGAGAACGACAACGACAAGGAAACCGTCCAGACCACAGGGCCCCTCAGACATGGAATTCTAATAATG ATGAAATTGCATGGCGACGAGGATGTCAATTTGTCGTATAAGTACATGATGAATATGGACGGCGATTCGAACATTCAGGACAACATGCTGGTAGAGGACAGTGCCTACGAATGGGCTCCGAAGAGATGGTCTTATTGCTCCAAAGCTTGTGGTGGAG GGAAACAGTATCTGCGATATGGATGCAGAAGGAAAGTTGACAGCAAGATGGTTCACAAAAGCTTCTGTAATAAGTCCAACATGAAGCCCAGAGGAGACATAAGAGACTGCAACCAGAAGCCTTGCCCTCCACCCAT CTGGGTGACAGGAGAGTGGCAGAACTGCAGTAAACCCTGCGGAAAGACAGGGATGCAAGTACGGTCCGTCACCTGTGTTCAGCCTTCGGAGGACAACACGACGCGCCTCATTCACAATAAACACTGCAGCGACGACCGTCCTGAGTCCCGCAGGTCCTGCAACCGATATCCCTGCCCCACGCAGTGGAGAGTCGGCCCCTGGTCACAA TGTTCAGTGACTTGTGGAAACGGGACTCAGCAGAGGCAGGCACTGTGCCACACCAGGGACAACACCATAGGACTCTGTCTAGACAGCAAGCCTGACACCATAAGAGTTTGTCGCCTGGAACCATGTCGCA AGGGCTCATCAGACCTCAACAAGAATGGCAACATTCTGATCCAGTGGCTTTCCCGCCCCAACCCCAACTACCCAAGGATCTCATCAC GCCTGCCATGTAAAGGAGATCGCTCTGTGTTCTGTCGTATGGAGGCTCTGCAACGCCACTGCTCTTTACCAGACTTCTGGCGATTATGCTGCAAAACCTGCAGTACCATCAACAGCACCAAACCTGAACCCAATTCCACCGCTACATCCACCGTCAACATCACTGCCATGCCTACTCCATCTGAGAACATTCTCAGCACCATCTTCACCACCGCTGAACCCACTAAAACTGCCGTCCCCGCTACCTCGACTTCAACCACCACTCACGTCCCAAACCTAAGAACCATAACCCTTGATTCCACTGAATCTTTaccaagaacaacaaaaaccatCCCCACTCATCAATTACTTGCAACTAGCATTCCTTTCATCCCCTCTGTCTTTTCAAGATCAGTTTCACCTTCTACTGACACTCGTTTAGAAGACTCTACAACACAAGCTCTTTTTTCCATCAAGTCTTCACTGACACCCTCAACAATAATTTCCACTCATCCAACGGATACAGTGAGTTCTCCCTCCTCCAGCACTTTTTCAACCTCTGTCACCACCGATTGTCCAGCTTCTACAATTCAAACCCTTTATTTCATCCCATCTTCATCATCTACCACCGAAGAAACTCCCACTCATCCACCAGCCCCAACAAGCTCTTTTTTCCTCCCAACCATCTCTCATAATGCAATCACAACACCTTCTACTAGTCATACAAATGCTGAGATCACAGAGCCACTTTTACAGAGAACTTCAACTACTTCAACAGCTGGGACAGCACGTGCCAAAGTTCTTGCATCAACGCCCACTCCTGTGACAAGTCCAATGGAAAGCACTACTAAAACAGTCACCATGCAAAAATATAATCCTGATAAGAAAATTCAGCCACAAACTAAGAAAAGGGTGGTTCCGTCACAGGACAGTGGAAAAACGGAAATTCCACAACggaataatacaaaaaaatattctcctCCAAGGAATAatcttcaaaagaaaacaagtatcactgcaaaaactggAGCTCCCAAAAAGACTATTGCGTCACACTCTAATGTGAAGAAGGCCACTCCAACAAACATGATCCCAAGCCCTACCGCAAAGAGTACTGTACGTAATAGACCTCCAAAGAAGACCATTCCACCAAATTCTAAAGTCATAAAGACTAGCCCACCAACCACCAGTCCCAAAAAGACCATTCTTCCAAACCCAACTATGAAAAAGGCCACTCCAACAAATACAACATCAAAAGATACTTCTCCATCTACCCCTactgtgaagaagaaaaatctgcaggATAAGCCTCCAAAGAAGACCATCCCATCAAACACTAAAGTGATAAAGACTAACCCACCAAGCACCAGTCCTAAAGCAAACATTCTTCCAAACCCTACTATGAAAAAGGCCACTCCAACAAATACATCAAAAGTGACTTCTGCTTCAACTCATACTCCAAAGAAGAAAACTCTACAGGAAAAGCATCCAAAGAAGAGCAGTCTACCGAACACTAAAGTGATAAAGACTAACCCACCAAGCaccagtgtaaaaaaaatcattacttCAAACCCAACCATGATAAAAGCCACTTCATCAAATACAACATCAAAAGATACTTCTCCATCAATCTGTActgcaaagaagaaaagtcTGCAGGATAAGCCTCCAAAGAAGACCATCCCATCAAACACTAAAGTGATAAAGACTAATCCACCAAGCACCAGTCCCACAACAAACATTCTTCCAAACCCAACTATGAAAAAGGCCACTCCAACAAATACAACATCAAAAGGGGCTTCTCCTTCAACTGATACTGCAAAGAATACTTTACAGAATAGACATCCAAAGAAGAGCATTGCACCTAACACTAAAGTGATAAAGACTAACCCACCGAGCACCAGTCCCAAAAAAACTAGTCTTCCAAAGAAGAGCATTCTACCAAAGACTAAAGTGATAAAGACTAACCCGCCAAACATAAATCCGAAAAAGAATATCCCTGCACAGCCAACTGCAAAGAAGACTCCATCAAACACTACCCCATCAAATCCTTCAGCAAAGAGGGCACTAAATAATACACCAAACAATATTTATTCATCAACCTCTCCAGTGAAAATGTCCATTCCAGCAAATACTACGCCAAGAATGACTGTCCCAAAGAATAGCGTGAAAAAGACTAATCCACCATACACTGGTACCAGAAATGCATCTACACCAAATACAACTCCAAAAAAGACTACTGTAGTTAATGATCCTTCGAAAAGGAAAACTCCAAACACTACTTCTAAAAAGACAGCTCCAACAAAGAACATTCcagagaaaaaagcaaaattttcaCCTAAAAAAGAGGTTAGTTTAAAGGCCAAtcccaaaaaaacaactgaaccAAAGAAAACTTTCACAAAACAACCTCAAATAAAGACCAACCTTAAACACAACCCGAAAAACCCCTCAGAAAATGCTAAGTCAAAGGTCAATGttaaacagaataaagtcaAGGAGACGAAGACCAATCAAAAACGGAACACTAATTACTTTACCACATCCTCCACCCCTTATCAGGTCTTTTCTTCCATGGTTCCTTCCAGCAGCGTTGTACAAGTTACAGTGGTGAGCTCGTCTCACTCTGATTCAAAAGCCGGTCCTTCATTCATCAACAGCGATGCACCGGTCACAGGCAGAACTCCAGTCATGCACTACAGCGACACAGAGAAAGAGTCCATTTCACCAGACCCTTCTGATGATTTCATAACACCACTTCATAATATTAACACTGAGGTTGACACACAAACTATTCCATCTAGTGAAATCACAGCGACAAGTAGTGGTGAAGCTACCAGCTGGACTTATCGAAGTGGTGATAGCAATAAAGAGTCTTACAGCAGTTCGGGAGTGGTCACAGATACTGTTGTGCTGGAGGATAGCCTCTCCATGGTGATCCCGACTATAAACGGAGAGGACACAACAGAGAGAGCCTTTCCACCCTGGCTTGACCTTTCTGACTACATCCCTGCAGGTATACCCATTTCCACAACGACCTCAAACCTTCCTGCCTCCCCAGTTCCCACTGAGGTCCCTCACACAAAGGAAGAACAAGTGACAGTAAGCCCTGAAATCATCTCCACTTTGAAGCCTCCGCAAAATGCTGCGGAGAATAATGAGAGCAACTCAATCGCTGCATTCGATAACAGAGTCATTGTTGCAGTTAGtgacatttctcaaaacaatctGATCCCAAGGCACCTCAGAGAACGAACCAGGAACAAACGAATACAAGAACTTCTGGAGGAGAAGCGAAATTTTCTCCTCAGAATGAAAAGGGGCAACACAGAACAATAG
- the LOC103471259 gene encoding uncharacterized protein LOC103471259 encodes MRPRSRLLSKRRVMLPTITEGMEEMVKDLNEANTFHFADNSQGVSSEDYFLSICHLARPTFPARDVFPQSQEVVQQRLIATALSPLQFSLNEEENGSGSLQTEEKKLNGELMCCNSDPLEYLYGNQNNLLALPGRVRKAFVKGRLAGQRGGILEGPARNRANSIPHTLSPDLPFQRKSSCPEIRSDVNTSTASSCPAHSLPRSEVRGVGPVDKGEKGTRFNPATQQSLISQWISDCRSAWREARLRACMLPAIAEV; translated from the coding sequence ATGCGGCCAAGGTCAAGACTGCTGAGCAAGAGGAGGGTTATGCTGCCCACAATCACAGAGGGCATGGAGGAGATGGTGAAAGACCTAAATGAAGCGAACACGTTTCATTTTGCTGACAACAGCCAAGGCGTCTCATCAGAGGACTACTTTCTCTCCATCTGTCACCTGGCCCGCCCCACCTTCCCTGCCAGAGATGTTTTCCCCCAAAGTCAGGAGGTTGTGCAGCAGAGACTCATCGCGACCGCTTTGTCTCCGCTACAGTTTAGTCTCAACGAGGAGGAAAATGGCAGTGGTTCGCTgcagacagaagagaaaaaactgaACGGCGAGCTTATGTGCTGCAACTCTGACCCGTTGGAGTATCTCTATGGAAATCAGAATAACCTTCTAGCCCTTCCAGGAAGGGTGAGGAAAGCGTTTGTTAAGGGAAGGTTGGCAGGTCAGCGTGGAGGCATACTGGAGGGCCCAGCTCGAAACAGAGCAAACAGCATCCCCCACACTTTGAGCCCAGATTTGCCGTTCCAGCGCAAGAGCAGCTGCCCTGAAATCCGCTCTGATGTCAACACCTCGACTGCAAGTAGTTGCCCAGCGCACAGCTTacccaggtcagaggtcaggggaGTCGGACCAGTGgacaaaggagaaaaaggaacaaGATTCAATCCAGCCACCCAACAATCCTTGATCTCCCAGTGGATCTCAGACTGTCGGTCAGCATGGAGAGAGGCACGTCTTCGGGCCTGCATGCTGCCCGCTATTGCCGAAGTGTAG